The following proteins come from a genomic window of Pseudomonas putida:
- a CDS encoding DUF481 domain-containing protein has product MNSRSLLCLLAVSLCASPVFADTVWMKNGDRLSGKIKVFDGGKLLLETPYGGSIALDWKQVQTLESDQEMLVKQDAYSGEKAKSLKAAEPGKVTLANGDSPKTVELASIEQIMKPKPLVEDFVWKGNVDVALDYKRAENDTDDYDVGFKTTARHGRWRHNAEGEYNRETKDDVTTTDNWSAEYALDRFMTEKWFWQGRAEYKRDHIEDLARQRTVGTGPGYQFWDDELGAFSLGSLINRTDFEYQDGGKDNFYSAAVKWDYTRYLIGKNVQLFTNGEFAKPLGGVADYSLDAEVGLRYKVTEWASLNLKAEKDIITGTRESDLDKTRYTAGFGVTW; this is encoded by the coding sequence ATGAATTCTAGATCCTTGTTGTGCCTTCTTGCTGTTTCCCTGTGCGCCTCTCCGGTGTTCGCCGACACTGTGTGGATGAAGAACGGTGACCGGCTGAGTGGCAAGATCAAGGTCTTCGACGGCGGCAAGCTGCTGCTGGAAACCCCTTATGGCGGGTCAATCGCCCTGGACTGGAAACAGGTCCAGACGCTGGAAAGCGATCAGGAGATGCTGGTCAAGCAGGACGCCTACAGCGGAGAGAAAGCCAAGTCGCTCAAGGCCGCCGAGCCAGGCAAGGTGACCTTGGCCAATGGCGATTCACCGAAGACGGTGGAGCTGGCCAGCATCGAGCAGATCATGAAGCCCAAGCCGTTGGTCGAGGATTTCGTGTGGAAAGGCAATGTCGACGTGGCGCTGGACTACAAGCGCGCCGAGAACGACACCGACGATTACGACGTGGGCTTCAAGACCACTGCCCGCCATGGCCGCTGGCGGCACAACGCCGAGGGTGAGTACAACCGCGAGACCAAGGACGACGTTACCACCACCGACAACTGGAGCGCCGAGTACGCTCTGGACCGCTTCATGACCGAGAAGTGGTTCTGGCAGGGGCGTGCGGAATACAAGCGCGATCACATCGAAGACCTGGCCCGCCAGCGCACCGTGGGTACCGGCCCGGGTTACCAGTTCTGGGACGATGAACTGGGCGCGTTCTCGCTGGGCTCACTGATCAACCGTACTGACTTCGAGTATCAGGACGGCGGCAAGGATAATTTCTATTCTGCGGCCGTGAAGTGGGATTACACCCGATACCTGATCGGCAAGAACGTGCAGCTGTTCACCAACGGCGAGTTCGCCAAGCCGCTGGGTGGCGTGGCCGACTACTCGCTGGATGCCGAGGTTGGCCTGCGCTACAAGGTCACCGAGTGGGCCTCGCTCAACCTCAAGGCGGAGAAGGATATCATCACCGGCACGCGTGAAAGTGACCTGGACAAGACACGCTATACCGCGGGCTTTGGCGTTACCTGGTAA
- a CDS encoding AmpG family muropeptide MFS transporter, with protein MPRKTWRAALAAYASPSTLVLLLLGFAAGLPYMLVFSTLSVWLREAGVARETIGYASLIGLAYAFKWVWSPLLDQWRLPLLGGLGRRRSWLLLSQALVVIGLVGMSLCDPQQHLSWLIAMAVLVAFASATQDIAVDAYRLEIADDQRQAALAASYMAGYRVAALLATAGALFFAEWFGSTGFSYLHKAWAGTYVMFGVMMLPALFTTLVMREPPVPMRTQLSAARYGLVHQMASVFVLIILLVSVPASFTQMFNTGWSSVISGDATPLDLLLEDRAFLRLILYVLLSWACLSSLGRRGLAPVLTPINDFITRYRWQALLLLGLIATYRMSDTVMGVMANVFYIDMGFTKDQIASVSKIFGLIMTLVGAGVGGLLIVRFGIMPILFIGGVASAGTNILFLMLADMGPNLEMLVVTISLDNFSSGMATSAFVAYLSSLTNLKFSATQYALLSSIMLLLPRLIGGYSGVIVEKFGYHDFFLITALLGVPTLILIALQWHQEAGRGTPVAEEHSAAERP; from the coding sequence ATGCCCCGTAAAACCTGGCGCGCTGCGCTTGCTGCCTATGCCAGCCCGTCAACCTTGGTACTTTTGCTACTCGGTTTCGCCGCCGGCCTGCCGTACATGCTGGTGTTCTCGACCCTGTCGGTATGGTTGCGCGAAGCCGGCGTTGCCCGTGAAACCATCGGTTATGCCAGCCTGATTGGCTTGGCCTACGCCTTCAAGTGGGTCTGGTCACCGCTGCTCGACCAATGGCGCCTGCCGTTGCTTGGCGGCCTCGGGCGCCGGCGCTCGTGGCTGCTGTTGTCGCAAGCGCTGGTGGTGATCGGGCTGGTCGGCATGAGCCTGTGCGACCCGCAACAACACCTCTCCTGGCTGATTGCCATGGCCGTACTGGTGGCCTTCGCCTCGGCTACCCAGGACATCGCTGTCGACGCCTACCGCCTGGAAATCGCTGACGACCAGCGCCAGGCCGCGCTCGCTGCCAGCTACATGGCCGGCTACCGGGTGGCTGCCTTGCTTGCCACGGCCGGTGCCCTGTTCTTCGCCGAGTGGTTCGGCTCTACCGGCTTCAGCTACCTGCACAAGGCGTGGGCCGGCACGTACGTGATGTTCGGGGTGATGATGCTGCCCGCCCTGTTCACCACCTTGGTCATGCGCGAACCGCCAGTGCCCATGCGCACCCAGTTGTCGGCAGCGCGCTACGGGCTGGTGCACCAGATGGCCTCGGTGTTCGTGCTGATCATCCTGCTGGTCTCGGTACCGGCCAGCTTCACCCAGATGTTCAACACCGGCTGGTCCAGCGTGATCTCCGGTGATGCCACGCCGCTCGACCTGCTGCTGGAAGACCGCGCCTTCCTGCGCCTGATCCTGTACGTGCTGCTGTCCTGGGCCTGCCTGTCGAGCCTCGGTCGTCGCGGCCTGGCCCCCGTGCTGACCCCGATCAACGACTTCATCACCCGCTACCGCTGGCAGGCTCTGCTGCTGCTAGGCCTGATCGCCACCTATCGCATGTCGGACACGGTGATGGGGGTGATGGCCAACGTGTTCTATATCGACATGGGCTTCACCAAGGACCAGATTGCCAGCGTCAGCAAGATCTTCGGTCTGATCATGACCCTGGTCGGCGCCGGAGTTGGGGGCCTGCTGATCGTACGTTTCGGCATCATGCCCATCCTGTTCATCGGCGGCGTAGCCTCTGCCGGCACCAACATCCTGTTCCTGATGCTGGCTGACATGGGTCCGAACCTGGAAATGCTGGTGGTGACCATCTCACTGGACAACTTCAGCTCCGGCATGGCTACTTCGGCCTTTGTGGCCTACCTGTCAAGCCTGACCAATCTGAAGTTCTCGGCGACCCAGTACGCACTGCTCAGTTCGATCATGCTGCTGTTGCCGCGGCTGATCGGCGGGTATTCGGGCGTTATTGTGGAGAAGTTCGGCTACCACGACTTCTTCCTGATCACTGCTTTGCTGGGTGTGCCTACGCTGATCCTGATCGCCCTGCAGTGGCATCAGGAAGCCGGGCGGGGAACCCCGGTGGCGGAGGAACACTCCGCAGCTGAGCGGCCCTGA
- the groL gene encoding chaperonin GroEL — protein MAAKDVKFGDSARKKMLVGVNVLADAVKATLGPKGRNVVLAKSFGAPTITKDGVSVAKEIELKDAFENMGAQLVKEVASKANDAAGDGTTTATVLAQAIVNEGLKAVAAGMNPMDLKRGIDKATAAVVAELKNLSKPCADSKAIAQVGTISANSDNSIGEIIAEAMEKVGKEGVITVEEGSGLENELSVVEGMQFDRGYLSPYFVNKPDTMVAELESPLLLLVDKKISNIRELLPVLEAVAKAGRPLLIVAEDVEGEALATLVVNNMRGIVKVAAVKAPGFGDRRKAMLQDIAVLTGGQVISEEIGLSLETATLEHLGNAKRVILSKENTTIIDGAGADTEIEARVKQIRAQIEETSSDYDREKLQERLAKLAGGVAVIKVGAGTEVEMKEKKARVEDALHATRAAVEEGVVPGGGVALVRALAAIVDLKGDNEDQNVGIALLRRAVESPLRQITANAGDEPSVVADKVKQGSGNYGYNAATGEYGDMIEMGILDPAKVTRSALQAAASIGGLMITTEAMVADLPEDKPAAGMPDMGGMGGMGGMM, from the coding sequence ATGGCTGCTAAAGACGTAAAATTTGGTGATTCCGCTCGTAAGAAAATGCTGGTTGGTGTCAACGTTCTGGCTGACGCGGTAAAAGCGACCCTCGGCCCGAAAGGCCGTAACGTGGTACTGGCCAAGAGCTTCGGCGCGCCGACCATCACCAAGGACGGCGTTTCCGTCGCCAAAGAAATCGAGCTGAAAGACGCTTTCGAAAACATGGGCGCCCAGCTGGTCAAGGAAGTTGCTTCCAAGGCCAACGACGCTGCCGGTGACGGCACCACCACCGCTACCGTTCTGGCTCAGGCCATCGTCAACGAAGGCCTGAAAGCCGTCGCTGCCGGCATGAACCCGATGGACCTGAAGCGCGGTATCGACAAGGCCACTGCTGCCGTTGTTGCCGAGCTGAAGAACCTGTCCAAGCCATGCGCCGACTCCAAGGCCATCGCCCAGGTTGGTACCATCTCTGCCAACTCCGACAACTCCATCGGTGAAATCATCGCCGAAGCCATGGAAAAAGTCGGTAAAGAAGGCGTGATCACCGTTGAAGAAGGCTCGGGCCTGGAAAACGAACTGTCCGTCGTAGAAGGCATGCAGTTCGACCGTGGCTACCTGTCGCCGTACTTCGTCAACAAGCCGGACACCATGGTTGCCGAGCTGGAAAGCCCGCTGCTGCTGCTGGTCGACAAGAAAATCTCCAACATCCGTGAGCTGCTGCCAGTTCTGGAAGCCGTTGCCAAGGCCGGCCGCCCACTGCTGATCGTTGCCGAGGACGTTGAAGGTGAAGCGCTGGCTACCCTGGTAGTCAACAACATGCGCGGCATCGTCAAGGTTGCTGCAGTCAAGGCTCCGGGCTTCGGCGATCGCCGCAAGGCCATGCTGCAGGACATCGCCGTCCTGACTGGCGGCCAGGTCATCTCCGAAGAAATCGGCCTGTCCCTGGAAACCGCTACCCTGGAGCACCTGGGTAACGCCAAGCGCGTCATCCTGTCCAAGGAAAACACCACCATCATCGACGGTGCTGGTGCTGACACCGAGATCGAAGCACGCGTCAAGCAGATCCGTGCCCAGATCGAAGAAACTTCCTCGGACTACGACCGTGAGAAGCTGCAAGAGCGTCTGGCCAAGCTGGCTGGCGGTGTTGCCGTGATCAAGGTGGGTGCTGGCACTGAAGTTGAAATGAAAGAGAAGAAAGCCCGCGTTGAAGACGCCCTGCACGCTACCCGTGCAGCCGTTGAAGAAGGCGTGGTGCCTGGCGGTGGTGTTGCCCTGGTTCGCGCCCTGGCAGCCATCGTCGACCTGAAAGGCGACAACGAAGACCAGAACGTCGGTATCGCGCTGCTGCGTCGCGCTGTTGAATCCCCGCTGCGCCAGATCACAGCCAACGCCGGTGATGAGCCAAGCGTGGTTGCTGACAAGGTCAAGCAAGGTTCGGGCAACTACGGCTACAACGCTGCTACCGGTGAATACGGCGACATGATCGAGATGGGCATCCTGGACCCAGCCAAGGTTACTCGCTCGGCGCTGCAAGCTGCTGCTTCGATCGGCGGTCTGATGATCACCACCGAAGCCATGGTTGCCGACCTGCCGGAAGACAAGCCAGCTGCTGGCATGCCTGATATGGGCGGTATGGGTGGCATGGGCGGCATGATGTAG
- a CDS encoding DUF2470 domain-containing protein, protein MSTNAIRPARELLLKEYRGVLSTHSRSMPGYPFGSVVPYCLDAQGNPLILISRIAQHTHNLLKDPKCSLLVGEREAEDVQAVGRLTVMAEAHKLVDEAVIEAAAERYYRYFPDAANYHKAHDFDFWVLQPVRHRYIGGFGAIHWLDHVTLANPFAGKAEGSMIEHMNSDHASAIAHYVELTGLPRHVPAQLVGVDSEGMHLRIGQAVHWLPFPTTCNTPTQVREALVLLARADKWPVVMQTEG, encoded by the coding sequence GTGAGTACCAACGCCATCCGCCCCGCCCGGGAACTGCTGCTCAAGGAATATCGAGGCGTGCTTTCGACCCATTCCAGGTCGATGCCTGGCTACCCCTTTGGTTCGGTCGTGCCGTACTGCCTGGACGCCCAGGGCAACCCGCTGATCCTGATCAGCCGCATTGCCCAGCACACCCACAACCTGCTGAAGGACCCCAAGTGTTCGCTGTTGGTGGGTGAGCGCGAGGCTGAGGATGTGCAGGCGGTAGGGCGCCTGACGGTGATGGCCGAAGCGCACAAGCTGGTCGACGAGGCCGTCATCGAGGCCGCCGCCGAACGCTATTACCGCTATTTCCCGGACGCGGCCAACTACCACAAGGCCCACGACTTCGATTTCTGGGTGCTGCAACCGGTGCGCCACCGCTACATCGGCGGCTTCGGTGCGATCCACTGGCTGGACCATGTGACCTTGGCCAACCCGTTCGCCGGCAAGGCCGAGGGGAGCATGATCGAACACATGAACAGCGATCACGCCAGTGCCATTGCCCACTACGTCGAATTGACCGGGTTGCCACGGCACGTACCGGCGCAGTTGGTCGGGGTAGACAGCGAAGGCATGCACCTGCGCATCGGCCAGGCCGTGCACTGGTTGCCTTTCCCCACTACTTGCAACACGCCGACACAAGTCCGCGAGGCCTTGGTTTTGCTGGCTCGCGCTGACAAATGGCCGGTTGTGATGCAAACCGAGGGTTGA
- a CDS encoding putative 2-dehydropantoate 2-reductase: MSSTWHILGAGSLGSLWACRLARAGKAVRLILRDGQRLQAYQQAGGLTLVEQEQTRHYAIPAETAQAQGPIHRLLVACKAYDAAPAIAGVAPRLAESAEVLLLQNGLGSQDEVADVVPHARCIFVSSTEGAFREGDWQVRFAGHGFNWLGDPRNPMIPAWFDDLHEAGIPAEWTVDILTRLWRKLALNCAINPLTVLHDCQNGGLLGHLGEVQALCVELARLLHRCGQPQAAEGLDEEVQRVILATAGNYSSMYQDVHAGRRTELHYLLGHACRAATRHGLQLPQLEHLLQRLVENLRVRGLPCD; this comes from the coding sequence ATGAGCAGCACCTGGCATATTCTCGGCGCCGGTAGCCTGGGCAGTCTGTGGGCCTGCCGCCTGGCACGCGCAGGCAAGGCTGTGCGCCTGATCCTGCGTGACGGGCAACGGTTGCAGGCTTATCAGCAGGCTGGCGGCCTGACCTTGGTCGAGCAAGAGCAAACACGGCACTACGCCATACCTGCCGAAACCGCCCAGGCGCAAGGCCCGATCCACCGCCTGCTGGTGGCCTGCAAAGCCTATGACGCAGCCCCGGCGATTGCCGGTGTAGCGCCGCGGCTGGCCGAGAGCGCGGAAGTGCTGCTGTTGCAGAATGGCCTGGGCAGCCAGGATGAAGTCGCCGACGTTGTGCCGCACGCTCGCTGCATCTTCGTCTCCAGCACCGAAGGCGCCTTCCGCGAGGGGGACTGGCAGGTGCGTTTTGCCGGCCATGGCTTCAACTGGCTGGGCGACCCACGTAACCCCATGATCCCCGCCTGGTTCGATGACCTGCACGAAGCCGGTATCCCTGCTGAATGGACAGTGGACATACTCACCCGCCTGTGGCGCAAGCTGGCGCTCAATTGCGCCATCAACCCGCTGACCGTGCTTCACGATTGCCAGAATGGCGGGCTGCTGGGGCACCTGGGTGAAGTTCAGGCCCTGTGCGTCGAGCTGGCCCGGCTGCTGCACCGTTGCGGCCAGCCGCAAGCAGCCGAGGGGCTGGACGAAGAAGTGCAGCGGGTAATCCTCGCCACCGCAGGCAACTATTCTTCCATGTACCAGGACGTGCATGCAGGACGGCGCACCGAGTTGCACTACCTGCTCGGCCATGCTTGCCGCGCGGCCACACGTCATGGCCTGCAGCTGCCGCAGCTGGAACACCTGCTGCAGCGCTTGGTCGAAAACCTGCGCGTGCGTGGTTTGCCCTGCGACTGA
- a CDS encoding co-chaperone GroES has product MKLRPLHDRVVIRRSEEESKTAGGIVLPGSAAEKPNRGEVVAVGTGRVLDNGEVRALAVKVGDKVVFGPYSGSNTVKVDGEDLLVMAENEILAVVEG; this is encoded by the coding sequence ATGAAACTTCGTCCTCTGCATGACCGCGTAGTCATCCGTCGCAGCGAAGAAGAATCGAAAACCGCTGGCGGTATCGTCCTGCCGGGTTCGGCCGCTGAAAAACCAAACCGCGGCGAAGTTGTAGCCGTCGGCACCGGTCGCGTTCTGGACAACGGCGAAGTTCGCGCGCTGGCCGTGAAAGTGGGTGACAAAGTGGTTTTCGGCCCGTACTCGGGCAGCAACACCGTGAAAGTCGATGGCGAAGACCTGCTGGTCATGGCCGAGAACGAAATCCTCGCCGTTGTCGAAGGCTGA
- a CDS encoding MFS transporter — protein sequence MKPLLYITPLRALLFGLTLALFELLTYLASDAVMPAMPIVVGDLDASPEYIPHALNLYLLGGVVLQWLIGPLADRYGRRPLLLVGCAFFGLACLATFWVQDIGLFNLLRLLQGIGLGFVVTVSYPALNEAFSEADAVRMMALLANIALLSPLLGPLVGTLLLQWLDWRWLFVAFAIGAVQAWLLLYRLMPETLGVERRDGSRLAFTPIHLLPLLAGYGQLLANRRFVAGSAALGLVGLPLIGWIGLSPVLLIHDEGLSTLEYALWQLPVFGGLILGNLIINRIADRYPLPALVRGALWPYLAGLCLMVLATWYWPSVTSVVAGMSLYALGLGVANAVLYRMTLFSSEQSKGLVSAMLGMITIALLGLGGALLAMIGAGASLLHFALAAGVAGALALWPLWFVVGGRPGEGAVAR from the coding sequence ATGAAACCACTGCTGTATATCACCCCTCTGCGCGCCTTGCTGTTCGGCCTGACGCTGGCCCTGTTCGAGCTACTGACCTACCTGGCCAGCGACGCGGTCATGCCGGCCATGCCGATTGTGGTCGGCGACCTCGACGCCAGCCCTGAGTACATTCCCCATGCCCTCAACCTTTACCTGCTGGGGGGCGTGGTACTGCAATGGCTGATCGGCCCGCTGGCCGACCGCTATGGACGGCGCCCGCTGCTGCTGGTCGGCTGCGCGTTCTTTGGCTTGGCGTGCCTGGCGACTTTCTGGGTCCAGGACATCGGCCTGTTCAACCTGTTGCGCCTGTTGCAGGGCATTGGCCTGGGTTTTGTGGTCACTGTCAGCTACCCGGCCCTGAACGAGGCTTTCAGCGAGGCTGATGCCGTACGCATGATGGCCCTGCTGGCCAACATCGCCTTGCTGTCGCCCCTGCTCGGGCCGCTGGTGGGCACCTTGCTGCTGCAATGGCTGGACTGGCGCTGGCTGTTCGTGGCGTTCGCCATCGGCGCAGTGCAGGCCTGGCTGCTGTTGTATCGCCTGATGCCGGAAACCCTGGGTGTGGAACGCCGTGACGGCTCGCGGCTGGCGTTCACGCCGATTCACCTGCTGCCACTGTTGGCGGGCTATGGCCAGTTGCTGGCCAACCGCCGCTTCGTTGCAGGGAGCGCCGCCCTTGGGTTGGTCGGTTTACCGCTGATTGGCTGGATCGGTCTGTCGCCGGTGCTGCTGATTCATGATGAGGGGTTGAGTACCCTGGAGTATGCGTTGTGGCAGTTGCCTGTGTTTGGCGGGTTGATCCTCGGTAACCTGATCATCAACCGTATTGCTGATCGCTACCCGCTGCCAGCCTTGGTGCGTGGTGCGCTCTGGCCATACCTGGCCGGCCTGTGCCTGATGGTGCTGGCGACCTGGTACTGGCCCAGCGTGACCAGTGTGGTGGCCGGCATGTCGCTGTACGCGCTGGGGTTAGGCGTGGCCAATGCGGTGCTGTACCGCATGACGCTGTTCTCCAGTGAACAGAGCAAGGGGCTGGTTTCGGCCATGCTGGGGATGATCACCATTGCCTTGCTTGGGCTCGGCGGGGCGCTGCTGGCGATGATTGGCGCTGGTGCCAGCTTGCTGCATTTTGCCCTGGCGGCGGGCGTAGCAGGGGCGTTGGCGCTGTGGCCGCTGTGGTTTGTGGTGGGTGGGCGGCCCGGGGAAGGGGCTGTAGCTCGATAA
- the fxsA gene encoding membrane protein FxsA, whose product MRAFLLLFLIFPVLELFVFVKVSAAIGFFPALLLIIAGSALGVLVMRVAGLATALRARESLQRGELPAEDMFQGMMLAVGGGLLLLPGFISDVLGVLCLLPFTRRLAARKMRERAEAQAMRQRAFQDDPFQAQPRDGGHRPNVIEGEYERRDK is encoded by the coding sequence ATGCGTGCTTTTCTACTGCTGTTTCTGATTTTTCCTGTGCTGGAGCTGTTCGTCTTCGTGAAGGTCAGCGCGGCAATCGGTTTCTTTCCGGCGTTGCTGCTGATCATCGCCGGCTCCGCCTTGGGCGTACTGGTCATGCGGGTGGCCGGCCTGGCGACTGCATTGCGCGCCCGTGAAAGCCTGCAGCGCGGTGAATTGCCCGCCGAGGACATGTTCCAGGGCATGATGCTGGCCGTGGGTGGTGGCCTGTTGCTGCTGCCAGGCTTCATCAGCGACGTGTTGGGTGTGCTGTGCCTGCTGCCGTTCACCCGTCGCCTGGCTGCGCGCAAGATGCGCGAGCGTGCCGAGGCCCAGGCCATGCGCCAGCGTGCATTCCAGGACGACCCCTTCCAGGCGCAGCCGCGTGATGGCGGCCACCGCCCGAACGTGATCGAAGGCGAGTACGAGCGCCGCGACAAGTAA
- a CDS encoding mechanosensitive ion channel: protein MDLNAEVDQLVRQSQTWIPLIMEYGSRVLLALLTLAVGWWIINKVSARLGKLVGLRNADLALQGFISSLANIVLKVLLLVSVASMIGIETTSFVAAIGAAGLAIGLALQGSLANFAGGVLILMFRPFRIGDWIEAQGVAGTVDSIQIFHTVLRTADNKTVIMPNGSLSNGIITNTNRQPTRKVVFDVGVDYEADLQTARNVLLELAKDPRVLQDPAPQAVVSTLGDSSITVSLRLWTKTSDYWDVMFMLNEYARDRLKAEGIDIPFPQRVIRVVQETATQ from the coding sequence ATGGATTTGAACGCTGAGGTCGATCAGCTCGTCCGCCAATCCCAGACGTGGATCCCTTTGATCATGGAATACGGCAGCCGTGTGCTGCTGGCACTGCTGACCCTGGCGGTTGGCTGGTGGATCATCAACAAGGTCAGCGCCCGCCTCGGCAAGCTGGTTGGCCTGCGCAACGCCGACCTGGCGCTGCAGGGCTTCATCAGCTCTCTGGCGAACATCGTGCTGAAGGTGCTGCTATTGGTCAGCGTGGCCTCGATGATCGGCATCGAGACCACCTCGTTCGTCGCAGCCATCGGTGCCGCAGGCCTGGCCATCGGCCTGGCCTTGCAGGGCAGCCTGGCGAACTTCGCCGGTGGTGTGCTGATTCTGATGTTCCGCCCGTTCCGTATCGGTGACTGGATCGAGGCGCAGGGCGTTGCCGGCACCGTCGACAGTATCCAGATCTTCCACACCGTGCTCCGCACCGCTGACAACAAGACAGTCATCATGCCCAATGGCAGCCTGTCCAACGGCATCATTACCAACACCAATCGCCAGCCGACGCGCAAGGTGGTGTTCGATGTGGGCGTTGACTACGAGGCCGACCTGCAGACTGCCCGCAATGTGTTGCTGGAGCTGGCAAAGGACCCACGTGTTCTGCAAGACCCGGCACCGCAGGCGGTCGTGTCGACGCTGGGCGACAGCTCGATCACCGTATCGCTGCGCTTGTGGACCAAGACCTCCGATTACTGGGACGTGATGTTCATGCTCAACGAGTATGCGCGTGACCGGTTGAAGGCCGAAGGGATCGACATTCCGTTTCCGCAGCGGGTTATTCGCGTGGTGCAGGAGACTGCAACGCAGTAA
- a CDS encoding DNA base-flipping protein YbaZ codes for MSDGYEHALDSAEGRRTALYSVLGQVPPGKVVSYGQLAELAGLGRAARWVGRTLGQLPADTRLPWHRVLGAGGRLSLALGTPSGDEQRARLRGEGVNVSNNRVDMTRHGWRPMEHSG; via the coding sequence ATGTCTGATGGATATGAGCACGCCCTTGATTCGGCCGAGGGCCGACGAACGGCGCTGTATTCCGTACTTGGCCAAGTGCCACCTGGCAAGGTGGTGAGCTATGGCCAACTGGCCGAGCTGGCTGGGCTTGGCCGTGCGGCGCGCTGGGTTGGGCGCACTCTGGGGCAGTTGCCTGCAGACACTCGTCTGCCTTGGCATCGGGTGCTCGGCGCGGGTGGCCGGCTGAGCCTGGCGCTGGGTACCCCGTCAGGCGATGAGCAAAGGGCGCGGTTACGCGGGGAAGGTGTGAATGTAAGCAACAATCGTGTGGATATGACGCGCCATGGCTGGCGCCCAATGGAGCACAGCGGTTAG
- a CDS encoding YajQ family cyclic di-GMP-binding protein, with translation MPSFDVVSELDKHEVQNAVDNAIKELDRRYDLKGKGTFEFKDKEQTVMLTAEEEFQLEAMLEILRLALVKRKIDVKCLETKDPYASGKEKKQEAKFREGIDKDLAKKIVATIKDGKLKVQAAIQGEQVRVTGKKRDDLQEAIALLRTKEFDMPLQFNNFRD, from the coding sequence ATGCCTTCGTTCGACGTGGTATCGGAACTGGACAAGCACGAAGTGCAGAACGCGGTCGACAACGCCATCAAGGAACTGGACCGCCGCTACGACCTCAAGGGCAAAGGCACCTTCGAGTTCAAGGACAAAGAGCAGACCGTGATGCTCACCGCCGAGGAAGAGTTCCAGCTCGAGGCGATGCTGGAGATCCTGCGCCTGGCGCTGGTCAAGCGCAAGATCGACGTGAAGTGCCTGGAAACCAAGGACCCGTACGCCTCCGGCAAGGAAAAGAAACAGGAAGCCAAGTTCCGCGAAGGCATCGACAAGGACCTGGCGAAAAAGATCGTTGCCACCATCAAGGATGGCAAGTTGAAAGTACAGGCCGCCATCCAGGGTGAGCAGGTACGGGTAACCGGCAAGAAGCGTGACGACCTGCAGGAAGCCATTGCCCTGCTGCGCACCAAGGAATTCGACATGCCGCTGCAGTTCAACAACTTCCGCGACTGA